A stretch of DNA from Alteromonas gilva:
CGTAGGAAAGTCACGAACCGGTTTCTGCGGTGAACAGGCGACCGGAATTTGTTGAATGGAAAACTGCAGCCCGCTACTGCAACAATTGAGGTATATAATGACCAATCGTAAGTCTACAATAATCTATACTAAAACTGATGAAGCGCCAATGTTGGCGACATATTCGTTTCTGCCTATTATTCGCCGCTTCGCCAGCGAAGCAGATATCGATGTAGAAGTCAGTGATATTTCTCTGGCCGCCCGTGTGCTGTCTCTTTTCCCTGATTACTTGAGCGACGATCAGAAAATGGTTGATGCATTAAGCGAGCTGGGTGAGATGACCCAGGATCCGAATGCAAACATTATTAAGCTGCCAAACATCAGTGCTTCAATTCCTCAGTTGCGTGCGGCCATTAAAGAATTAAATGCGCTGGGCTTTAACGTCCCGCAGTTCCCGGAAGCGCCCTCCAGCGACGAAGAAAAAGAAATTCGTGAACGTTATGGCAAGGTACTGGGTTCTGCCGTTAACCCGGTACTGCGTGAAGGTAATTCAGACCGTCGCGCACCCACAGCCGTTAAGAACTACGCCAAAAAACACCCGCACAGCATGGGTGCCTGGAGTCAGGCTTCACAATCTCACGTTGCGCATATGCGTGGCGGCGATTTTTACTCTGCTGAAAAGTCGTTAACCGTAGAAAAAGACGGTTACGTTAGCATCGAATTTACCGGCAAGGATGGCAGCAAGAAAACCCTTAAGCCAAAAGTAGACTTACTGGCCGGTGAAGTCATCGACGGTATGTTTATGAGCAAAAAGGCGCTGTGTCAGTTCTTCGAAGAACAAATCGAAGATGCCAAGAACACCGGCGTTCTATTCTCATTACACGTAAAAGCCACCATGATGAAGGTGTCTCACCCCATCGTTTTTGGTCACTGCGTAAAAGTATTTTACAAAGAGCTGTTTGAAAAATACGGCGAGCTGTTTGATGAGCTGGGTGTTAATCCAAACAACGGTTTGGGTAGTGTTTATGACAAAATTTCGACCCTGCCAGAATCACAGCGCTCTGAGATAGAACGTGACATCAACAAATGTTACGCCGACCGTCCGCCACTGGCGATGGTAAACTCTGACAAAGGTATTTCTAACCTGCACGTGCCAAGCGACGTCATTGTTGATGCATCAATGCCGGCAATGATCCGTAATTCAGGGCAAATGTGGGGACCGGATGGAAAGTCTCACGACACCAAAGCGGTTATTCCGGAAAGTACTTACGCGACCATTTATCAGGAATGTATTAACTTCTGTAAAACCCATGGCGCGTTTGATCCAACAACAATGGGTACCGTGCCAAACGTTGGCTTAATGGCGCAAAAAGCTGAAGAGTACGGCTCGCACGACAAGACCTTTGAAATGGAAACCGATGGTACCGTACAAATTGTTGATCAGGACGGCAACGTACTGATTGAGCATGAAGTAGAAGAAGGCGATATCTGGCGTATGTGTCAGGCTAAAGACGCACCTATTCAGGACTGGGTAAAACTGGCTGTTACCCGTGCACGCCAGTCAGGCATGCCAACCGTATTCTGGTTAGATGACGAACGTGCCCACGATGCACAACTTATCAAGAAAGTTGAGAAGTATCTGAAAGATCACGACACAGATGGCCTGGACATTTCAATTATGTCACCGGTACGCGCTATTCGTTACTCAATGGAGCGTGCTATCCGCGGTTTGGATACCATCTCGGTAACCGGTAACGTTCTGCGTGACTACCTGACTGACCTGTTCCCAATCTTAGAGCTGGGTACCAGTGCGAAAATGCTGTCAATCGTGCCGCTGATGGCCGGTGGTGGCTTGTACGAAACGGGCGCGGGTGGTTCTGCACCGAAGCACGTACAGCAGTTTGTTGAAGAAGGTCACTTACGCTGGGATTCACTGGGTGAGTTTTTGGCACTGGCGGTATCGCTGGAAGATGTTGCTATTAAACACAGCAACGCCAAAGCCAAGCAACTGGCCGTCGCGCTGGACAAAGCCACCGAAGCGTTGCTTAACAACGGTAAATCACCACTGCGTAAAGCTGGTCAGTTGGATAACCGCGGCAGCCATGTTTATCTGGCCATGTACTGGGCTGAAGAACTTGCCAAGCAAACGGAGAACCCAGAGCTGGCAGCGCAGTTTGGACCGATTTACGACAAATTAGCCGCTAACATTGATACTATCATTGAAGAAATCAATGAAACCGAAGGCAAGCCTCAGGATATTGGTGGTTACTACCTGCCTGATGAAGCGAAAACTGCAGCGGCGATGCGCCCGAGCAAAACCTTTAACGAGATACTTGAAGCGTAATTCGCAACAGGTACTGAGTTAATAAAAACCGCCATGTGCCCAATGCCAGTCAGTTAACTACTGACTGGCATTTTCATTTCTAAACAGCCACATCAACAAGCCTAACGACCCATCGGGTAGCACTTTGTGAAATGTCAGATACATGAGAAACGGCTGGAATGTATTCAGCACAAGTATTCGTGCAAATAACCGGTATGCATGGAATCTGTAAGTTTAGTTTACCGTGAGGTTCGGGCTTGTCAGCATAGGTGCTCTCGCGAGCGAGTTATTAATTTGTGGGATTAATAATAAGCTGTTGGTAAAAAACTAACCGTTGCATACTGCTGTTGTGCTACCGGTAGCATTTTTTGTATCATGCTTACCATTAATACCGGTTGCGGGTGTCGAAGCACAGTTATCTAACATACTTCTTCGTATAGCCGGCAACGCTCCAACACAGAGGAATGCAAAGTATGGCGACTAACGAGACCTACCAGCGTGACGAAAAAAGTGGCAATGTGTGGTTATCGGCCAAACAGGCTGGTAACGAGACATTGCAGGATTACGGCCTGGTGCCCACGGTACTCGACTCTGAGCTTGCGGTCGGCGAAGCCATGCTGGCAGAGTTGAAAGCCACCGCAGCGTCGAAAACCGGTGATATTAATATTGCGTTACTGGGCGGGCGGGGCGCGCAGCAACTTCATCGCCTGTTAGGTGAAAAAGCAAAAAGTGACGAACTCGACTCTTTGCTCGCTCGCCTGAACGTGTTTACCCAGGATGCGCTGGCCCCCATGAAAATGGCCAATTGCTTGAGTTTTGTGCGCGACTTTGAGCGTATTCTGGGTGAGGCATTTTTTGCTAAAATCAAAAGCTTTACGCCGATGCAAACCGATACCGATGATCTGGAAGCGGGGCTTACCGACTACTTAAGTAAGCTCGATGCCTTAGGCGGCCTGGATATCTTTTTTATTGGTCATGGCCCCGAGGCGGAGCAGGCTTCGCATTTAGCCTACATTAAACCCCATTCAGGCGCGCAACCCCACCATGTAGCAGGGCTGATCCCCATATCGAGCAGTATTCTTGCTCACCATATCAGTAAATTTAAAGCCGGTGGTACGGCGGTTGACAGCCAGGACGAAAAGGAGTGCCGTGCAGCGCAGTTTATTCTTACCCTGGGGCCGGCTGCAATTTTAAGTGCCCGCAAAGTGGTTCAGTCGGTGGTGGACGCTGACACAGCGCCAGCTAAAGTTCAAACCTATGCCAGGGTGCTTAACACCACACTAAGCAGTGATAAACATGCATTGTTAGCACAACTGGATGCAAACCCGGGCCTGTGGCTGCGGTTGCACCCCAATAAGCACTCTTTTGTGTTGCCAAATGTAGGTGCAGGCAGTTAAGTGACGGGCCAGTGGTAATGTTAAGCCGGGAGAGTTTTCAGTGTTCCCGCAGATTGCCTGCTTGTTAATAGACATGCTAAACCAGGGCTTTATATAAGGCGTGAATGGCCGACAAGATTAGAGTATAGTCTTATTAACTAAGGTATTTACTAACCCTCGTCAGCTATCGCCATAGTCACTGATAATATTTTTATGATTATCACCTAATCGATAGTCAGCAGTAAGTCGGACAGCTTGTGGACACGAGTCAATTCTTTTTGGGAGACTGGCAGGTTTCGCCCTCCAGCAACAGCTTACGTTTAGGTAAAACGGTTAGTGTTGTTGAGCCTAAAGCCATGGATGTGCTGTTGCTGCTATGCCAACAGGCCGGTGAAGTGCTCAGTGCCGACACTATTATCCAGCAGTGCTGGGGCACCACAGACGTGGGTGATAACCCCATTCATAAAGCGATAACGCAACTGCGTAAAGCGCTCGGCGACAAAGCAACCAGTCCTATTTACATTGAAACCATTCGCAAGCGTGGCTACCGCGTCATTGCCGACGTGGTATTTCCAGAGGACGACTCCAGCCGCGCACAAAAAGCGCAGTGGCAGGGCGGGTCACCCTTTTTGGGTTTGCAGGCCTACAGTGAGAAAGACGCGGGCGTCTTTTTTGGACGGCAAAAACAGATCGCCGAGCTCCTGGGCCGAATTAATCATCAAATCGAGCAGGGGCGCGCCTTTACCTTGTTACTTGGGCCGAGCGGTTCGGGTAAGTCATCGCTCATTCATGCCGGTCTGATTCCGCGCCTGACCGATCCCAAAGGGGTGAACGGTATTCGGGTAATCAGCTACGCCACGGTTGATTTTGCCGACATTGACGCCGAGCGCTTGTGGCTGGATTTAGCCAGTCATTTACTCGATTGGGACATCGAAGGCGAACCGCTATTCTTTGAGCAAAGTGCCCAGCAGTTAGCGGTTGCCCTGCAAACTGATATGGCCTCAGTGTGCGAGCATTGCCAGAGTGTACTGAGCGCCTACGCGGAATTTGCTAAAATTGCTCATCCTCGTTTTATGCTGGTGCTTGATCGCCTCGAGGTGTTGCTCGATTCGCCGCAGTTTTCAGCTGCCGACCGCGAGCAATTGCTGCAACTGGCAGAGCAATTGGCCTGCAGCAATGCGGTGATAGTGTTAAGTGCCTGCCGAAACGACTTTTACCCCAAAATTGCCAACTTCCCGGTGTTACTTAAAGATAAAGCAAAAGGTGCGCACTTTGATTTAGCGCCGCCCAGCCCCTATGAATTAAGCCAGATGATTCGCTTACCGGCGATTGCAGCAGGGTTAACCTGGTCGAAAGACAATGCGCAGGGGGTTATGCTCGATGAGCTTATTACCATGGAAACAGCGAGTCATCCCGATGCATTGCCGCTACTCCAGTACACCTTGCAAGAACTTTATGTGCAGCGTGATGGGAATGAGCTGCAAATCAGTGTGTATAAATCGCTGGGCGGTATCGAAGGAGCCATTGGTCATAAAGCGGAACAGTTGTTTAAGGCCATGGACGCTGACAAGCAAAAAAATCTGCCGCAGATATTACTGTTACTGATTACCTTAAGCCCCGATGGCAATAACCTCACCAGCCGCACGGCCCGCTGGGATGAACTCAAAAATAAGCCGCAACGGGATTTCGTTCAGACGATGGTAGAAAACCGCCTGTTTGTGTCACATCTGCAGCATGACGAGCCGTGTTTCAGAGTGGCTCATGAGGCGTTATTGCGACGCTGGCCACGGGTACAGGAGTGGATAAACGCGCATCAGGACAGTCTGGCCATTAAAACAAGTTTGTTAAACCAGGCTGAGCAATGGTGCAACGAAAAACGCAATCCCGCTTATTTGCTCGCCGACGGCAAGCCGCTGCAGCAGGCTCTGGCACTGCGTGATCATTCCGGTTTGCATTTACAAGCCCAGGAGCTGGCGCTCATTAAGGCATCCCAGGCCAGGGCCAGCAACATACGCTGGTTAAAGCGCGCCACCATGGGAATGCTTATGGTACTTACCATTATGGCGGTATTTTTTAGTTTACAGAGTCAGCATGCCCAGCAACTGGCAGAGGCAAAACGGCAGGAAGCCGAAAGCCTGTTGGGCTTTATGGTTGGCGAGTTTGCCGATAAATTGCGCAGTGTAGGTAGAATGGATTTGCTTGATGGGATCAGCAATAAAGCCATGGAATATTTTGCTACTGCAGATCAGCAGGAAAACCCTGCAAATTGGTGGCTGACAGGCTCTGCAGAGCGTAGTTTTAAGGCCCGTTTTCAGCAGGCGTTAACACTGCAGGCGCTGGCAGAAGTTGCCTATTCCCGCGATAAGTTAGATGAAGCTGCTACCGGCTTTACTGAAGCCCATGAGCAAATGCAGGCGTTGCTGGCGATTGCGCCTGAAAACGTGGAACTGGTAAAAATGCTTGGCGTTAATGCGTTCTGGCGGGGGCAATTAGATTACAATGCCAGCCGCTGGCAGGGGGCCGAAGCCGGATTTACCGATTACCTGACATACAGTCAGCAATTGTTGGCACTGGAGCCGGATAACCCTGAGGCCATTACTGAACTGTCGTATGCGCATAATTCACTTGGTTCACTGGCGCTTGAGAGACTGCAATATCAAAAGGCCCTGACTGCCTTTGAGCATTCTTTAAAACTTAAAAAACAGGTATTGACAGTTCAGCCAGATAATACCTTATTAAAAACCGACATCGCCGATACTTACTCGTGGTTGGCTACCGCGAGCAACCATCTTGGTCAGTACCGTGCGGCGCGCAAACACGCCCAACAAGGGCAAAGGATATTACAAAAATTACTCGATGCAGAGCCAACTAATCCTTACATGCTGGAAAGTCTGGCCTTCATGCTACTTCGAGAGGCTAATTTGTTGATTCGGCACAACGAATTAGCCAGTGCCGCGACTAAAGCCGTCGAGGCCCATCAACTTTTTGAGCTATTAGTTGCCCAGGACCCAGACAACACTTTGTGGCAGCGGGCTAAAGCCCGACAGCAGATGAAAATGCTTCGCATAAACCGTTTACTGCCTGCTGATGAGCGCGTTTTTACTGACAATGAAGAACAGGCATTGCTTGAAAACCTGTTGGCGGTAGCCCGTGATGACGCCCGGGTAACGGTTGATTACGCCGATTACCTGCAGTTAACCGGTAATTGGGCCATGAGCGACAAGGTTATTACCCGGCTAGGGCAACAGTTAGCCCAGCAAAATACCGCTCAGCAAAATGCCAGCAGACGGCTTTTACACAGCAAATATTACCTGTTAAAGGCAGCAGGTTTTGCCCATGATAACGAAGACACTCTGCAGCAGCAGGCCTGTGTACAGGCCGAAAAAGTGCTTGCCCCGGTGCTGGAATACAGCTTAGATTTAGAAATTCTTACCGCTTATGTTACGGCGGTAACCTGCGCTGAACTCACTGTTGATATCAGTCAATATTTAACAGTAATAGAGCGAGAAGAACTTTCTTTAAACACATACCCATTATTAACAAGACAAGGAGAATAATAACTATGTCAGTAGCCCCTGCGTTTAATTTTACGGTGGCAGTTAACATTAACGAAGTGCCGCCAGTGTTTACCATTTATGATGATAAGCACCACGTTACTAACAAACCTATTCAAGTAACTCAGCCCAATACCACCATTACCTATCAGCTTATTGATAACACCGATGAGTTGGTTTTCGTGGACCCGCTTATTAACCACGATCCGCACCATGATCTTACCTATAACATTGCCGATGATGGCCAGACGATAACCTTTACCGACAGTGATGCAGACAACGAAACCATTTGTATGCAGTTGCAGGTTATTCAGTCGACGACTCCTGCTAAGATTTATACCAGCCCGGATCCGCAGATTCGAAACCGCAAGGAGTCTTAACTGATTAGCACGGCGCATTTATATGTGCCTTTTGCGCTCCTAACGCGATGTAAATGCGTTTGCATCGCGTTACAACGGTTGTTAATTTGACTTACTGCCTCGTGTTTATCCCCTCGCAACCCACTAAATACTTTATATAAATCAGTGCCCTATAAATAGAAGATTACCGGAAGGTTATTTTTAATCTGTTTCATTATTCTTTATCCCAGTTATTGGATTAAATCACTGCTGCACTGGCCGTTAAGGAATTTTAATGAGCACTATAAATACACCGATTGAGCAAACCTGGTCACAACGCTTTACTGCACTTAAAGAAAGCTTTATCAGCCCGCACAGTGGAGACCCTAAAACCAACAACTTGACGCGCGCTGCGCACGCGCTACCGGATAACCTGGTCGACACCATTGCCAATATCGAGAGCAAAAGCTCGTTGGCCCGCATTATTAACTTTGTGAGTGAAGGGATATTCTTTGTTAACGCGCGTGGGCAGATTACCCTCATCAACCATATTGCAGCGCGCTTGCTGGGAGAGCCTAAGGAGGCATTAATAGGACGCGAGCTAACGTCTTTTTTAACGGATCAGTATGTTAATGAATATTTGCATATGTTTGCCAAAATAGCTGTGGATAGCAGTATTCAGCTTAATCACGGGCCTAAAGAAGTGGCGCTTCAGCAACGCAGCGGTGATCTGCTGCCGGCGGATTTATCGTTGTCGTCACTGCCCGATGTTGCCGATACCGACGAGGCGGTGATCATTGGTGTGTTGCATGATCTGACCGCTCATCAGGCGGAATACGGCAAGCTTCGTCGTCAGGCTCGCACAGACTATCTTACCGGCATTGCCAATCGTCATGGCTTTGCAGAGTCGTTGGAGGCCAGCTGGAAAGAAGGGAGCCGCGAAGGGTATCCCTTGAGCCTGTTAATGATTGACGTGGATGAGTTTAAAGTGTTCAACGATGAACATGGCCATCTCATTGGTGATAAGTGCTTACAACTCATTGCCAGTACTATTGAACTGTGTTTGCCTGCCAGGGACTGCGTGGCGGCGCGATTTGGCGGCGAGGAATTTGCGGTGCTATTGCCACGCTGTTCAGCGCAGGTGGTGCAACTTATTGCCATCAGAATAAAACGTCACATTGGCGAACTTAAGTTCACCGACTTAGGCCTGCCAGCTACCGTAAATGTATCGGTAAGTATCGGGATTGCCAGTCAGCGCGACGGTGTTTATAAGTCGTCTGATGAGCTTATCGCTGCCGCCGATGGCGCTTTGTATATTGCTAAAAACAGTGGCCGTAATACAATAAGTGTTGCATAGCGCCCATGGGGTAGGGGCGAGAGCGTGTTTTTAACTGCCCCTTACCACCCTAAGCGAAGTGAGGGCAACCGGCAAACAGGGCGTTAGCGCATTTTAGTTTGCGCGGGCTGCCGTTTGGACGCTTTTTTAAAAATACCCAGCCAGAATGCCAGTTCCAGCAGCACCCCTAAGGCAATAAATGCCACGGCGCCAACGACGGTGCCAACCGCAACGCAAAGTATTGCCAGACAAAGTAAAGCACTGAGCATTAAAAACTTACCGGTGGGTGTCATATATCCTCGCTTACCTGCTTATATTGCGGGTGGTATCAGTACAACATATAAACAGGCCTTACTGTTTTAACAGTAAGGCCTGTTCCGTAATCTTTTCTGGGAATGTTCTGGAAAAAGTAACTAGCGTTCTTCGTCTTCGACGAGACCAATGTTTTCTGCATGCAGGCCTTTTGGCCCCTGCTGAACTTCATAGGTAACTTCCTGACCCGCTTTTAACGAACGGTAGCCTTCCATTTGTATTGTTGAGTAGTGTGCAAAAATATCTTCGCCGCCTTCCTCGGGAACAATAAATCCAAACCCTTTCGCGTTGTTAAACCATTTAACTTTGCCAACCGCCATACTTCGACTTCCTCTTAATCCTTGAACTAACGTGAAACTGCCCCCACAATACATTAAGGCATGGGACAGATGATGTCTTGTGCGTCACTCACAAAACATATTAAAACTGTAGATATTTTAACCGCATTATGCAAGTGCAATTTATGGTTTTAGTGATAAATGAATAGTAAAAAACCGCTATTAAATGGTAAAAAAGATCTAAAATTACTTGCAGACGCACTATGATTAAATTATGAGTAAAGGTAACGCCATTAGTATCGATAAAGAACGCCTACTCGAGAAGGAACGGCAAAAAACTGAACCGCCTCCGATGTATAAGGTCTTATTGAACAACGATGACTACACGCCAATGGATTTTGTAGTAGAGATTCTGTTGCGATTTTTCCAGATGGATGCTGAGAAAGCAAACCAACTTATGCTGACCGTGCACTACCGGGGCAAAGCAGTGTGTGGCATTTATACTGCTGAAATAGCAGAGACAAAAGTCATGCAGGTCAATCAATATGCCCGCAAACATCAACACCCGTTGATGTGCACAATGGAACAGGCGTGAGTCGTAAACTTAATAAGGGGCAAATTTTATGCTGAACAAAGAACTAGAGCAGACGCTGAACGAGGCTTTTGTATTTGCCAGGGAGCATCGTCATGAGTTTATGACGGTCGAACACCTGCTGCTTGCCTTGTTAGACAATGATGCTGCTCAGGAAGCCCTCAAAGCTTGTGGCGCAGACATTGATAATATCCGTGGTGAGCTGGTGGAGTTTGTGAAAGACACCACACCGTTAATTCTGGATGACCAGGCGAGCGAGCGTGAGACGCAGCCGACGCTGGGTTTTCAGCGCGTACTGCAACGCGCAGTATTCCACGTGCAGTCCTCGGGCAAAGAAGAAGTCACCGGGGCCAATGTACTTGTGGCCATTTTTAGCGAGCAGGAAAGCCAGGCCGTTTATATTTTAAAGAAATCAGACGTAACGCGTCTTGATGTGGTGAATTATATCAGCCACGGTGTGAGTAAGTCTGACGATGAAGAGCCGGAAGCCAACGAAGCCAGCGAAGAGCTCGGCGAGGGTGAGGAAGCCGGGTCGGCGCTATCTAAGTACGCGACCAACCTTAACCGTCAGGCGCAAGAGGGTAAAATTGACCCGCTGATAGGTCGTGACAGCGAATTAGAGCGCACAATTCAGATTTTATGCCGTCGCCGCAAGAATAACCCGTTATTAGTAGGCGAAGCCGGTGTGGGTAAAACTGCCATCGCCGAAGGGCTGGCTTATCGCATTGTTGAAGAACAAGTCCCCGATGTGATCAGTGAGTGCACGGTTTATTCCCTTGATCTGGGCGGCTTGCTGGCTGGTACCAAGTATCGCGGTGATTTTGAGAAACGCTTAAAGGGCATTTTGAAAGAACTGGCTAAAGATCAAAACGCCATTTTATTTATTGATGAAATCCACACCATTATTGGTGCTGGCGCGGCTTCTGGCGGCGTTATGGATGCCTCAAACCTGCTCAAACCCAAACTGAGTTCAGGTGAGTTGCGCTGTATTGGCTCCACCACGTATCAGGAATACCAGGGCATTTTCGAAAAAGACCGCGCGTTAGCACGGCGCTTCCAGAAAGTGGATGTTGCAGAGCCGAGTGTGACCGATACAACCAAAATTTTGCAGGGATTAAAGTCGCGCTACGAAGAGCATCACAGTGTGCGCTTTACGCAAAAAGCGTTAGCGGCGGCTGCCGAACTGTCGGCTAAGTATATCAATGAACGGCATTTGCCTGATAAAGCCATTGACGTGATGGATGAAGCCGGTGCCAGCCAGCGTTTACTGCCACAGTCAAAACGCAAAAAAGTGATCAATGTCGGCGAGATTGAGCAAATCATCGCAAAAATGGCGCGGATCCCGGAGAAGTCGGTATCAGCCTCTGACAAAGAAGTGCTTAAAAACCTCGGCCGTAACCTTAAAATGGTGGTGTTTGGCCAGGATAAAGCCATTGAAACGCTCTCTGATGCGATTCACCTGTCGCGCGCAGGCCTTGGCAGCGAACAAAAGCCTATCGGTAACTTCTTATTTGCCGGTCCAACAGGGGTAGGTAAAACTGAGGTAACCCAACAACTGGCCAAAATAATGGGCGTGGAGTTGGTGCGTTTCGATATGTCTGAGTACATGGAACGCCACGCTGTGAGCCGTTTAATTGGTGCTCCTCCTGGCTATGTAGGTTTTGATCAGGGTGGCTTGCTCACCGATGCCGTTATAAAGCATCCGTATTCGGTAGTGCTGCTTGATGAAATTGAAAAGGCCCACAGCGACATTTACAACATTTTGTTGCAGGTGATGGATCACGGTACGCTGACCGACAACAACGGCCGTAAGGTTGATTTTCGTAACGTGGTACTGGTGATGACAACCAATGCCGGCGTGCAGGAAACCACCCGCACGTCGATTGGGTTTAAACAACAGGATCACAGTCACGATGCGCGGGCAGAGATCAACAAGGTATTTTCACCGGAGTTCAGAAACCGCCTTGACTCGATAATCTGGTTTAATCACCTCGACAGCGACGTTATTTTGCAGGTGGTCGATAAGTTTATTATTGAACTGCAGGCCCAGCTGGATACCAAAGGCGTATCACTCGAAGTGTCCCCGGCGGCTCGTGCCCACCTGGCCGAAAAAGGCTACGACAAGTCTATGGGCGCGCGCCCTATGGCACGAGTGATTCAGGAGTCACTGAAAAAAGAACTGGCTAATGAGCTACTGTTTGGCAAGTTAAGCAAAGGTGGTGATGTACGCATTGACCTGCAAGACGATAAGCTGGTATTTGAGTACAACTCGGAAGATACCGTGGCCTCGGCTGCAGAGTCATCTGACTAGTCTGCCTTGATAACGGACTAATCAAAGCTCATTAAAAAACCCGGGTAGCCTAAGCTACCCGGGTTTTTTATGCTTAACACATTATCGCGTAAGCTGGCGGATTTCCGCGTAGTTAATTAGCGCGCGCGATAAACAATACGACCTTTAGTCAGGTCATAAGGTGTCATTTCTACAGTCACTTTGTCGCCGGTCAGAATGCGGATATAGTTTTTACGCATTTTTCCTGAAATATGCGCTGTCACAACGTGACCGTTTTCTAATTCTACTCGGAACATGGTATTTGGCAGGGTATCTAATACCGTACCTTCCATTTCTATACAATCTTCTTTCGCCATCTAAAGCAATAACCTCAATTAGTCAAATTTTTCGCCGCGCAGACATTAACCAATTCACTGATAGTTGTAAAGCGTTAAATAGCCTTTTATCCATATACCGGGCAATATCACTGCAGATTGATGGTTCAATGAACAGTTAGCAACGCATTTGCGATGAGGCGCACCTTAACCGCTATTACTTATCGTAGCGATGCCACTCGTAATCGAAATAACGCTCGTGGGGGTAAAAACGATTCTTGTAGTTCATTTTAGCGCAGGCATCAATCTGGTACCCCAGATAGAGGTACTGCCGGCCTTGCTGTTGGGTGTGATAGATTTGCTGCAGGATCATCCAGGTACCCAGCGACGCTTCCGTGTAGTCCGGATCAAAAAAGGTATACATCGCAGAAAACCCGCCGCCATTAATCAGACTATCGATTTTATCGGTAACCGCCACCGCAATAAGGGTATCGCCATCGTAGGCTTCGATAAACAGCGGCGTGTTCCACTCACATTGTAAAAAACTTAAAAACTGCTCCTCGCTGGGCGGATACATGGTGCCATCAGCATGGCGCTGTGAAATATACTTTTCATAGAGCGGGTAATACGCAGCGTTGATGGTGTCTGCGGTGGTGGTACGAAAGTGTTTGTTTTTATTTAGTAAACGACGCTGGCTGCGGCTGGGGGTAAATTCAGCCACGGGTAATCGTATGGATTGGCAGGCGGAGCAGCTGGCGCAGTGCGGGCGGTAAATTTGCTCACCACTGCGTCTGAAACCAGCCTGAATTAGCTGCGGATAATTCACCGCCGTGGTGTTGGTTTCGTCGACATACACCAATAACTGCTCTTGCCGGTCGGGCAGATAACTACAATCGAAGGGTCGGGTGATGCCAAATTTCATGGTGGACAGAGTTCGTTTGCTTGCCAGGTACTACTGTAAT
This window harbors:
- a CDS encoding NADP-dependent isocitrate dehydrogenase, whose amino-acid sequence is MTNRKSTIIYTKTDEAPMLATYSFLPIIRRFASEADIDVEVSDISLAARVLSLFPDYLSDDQKMVDALSELGEMTQDPNANIIKLPNISASIPQLRAAIKELNALGFNVPQFPEAPSSDEEKEIRERYGKVLGSAVNPVLREGNSDRRAPTAVKNYAKKHPHSMGAWSQASQSHVAHMRGGDFYSAEKSLTVEKDGYVSIEFTGKDGSKKTLKPKVDLLAGEVIDGMFMSKKALCQFFEEQIEDAKNTGVLFSLHVKATMMKVSHPIVFGHCVKVFYKELFEKYGELFDELGVNPNNGLGSVYDKISTLPESQRSEIERDINKCYADRPPLAMVNSDKGISNLHVPSDVIVDASMPAMIRNSGQMWGPDGKSHDTKAVIPESTYATIYQECINFCKTHGAFDPTTMGTVPNVGLMAQKAEEYGSHDKTFEMETDGTVQIVDQDGNVLIEHEVEEGDIWRMCQAKDAPIQDWVKLAVTRARQSGMPTVFWLDDERAHDAQLIKKVEKYLKDHDTDGLDISIMSPVRAIRYSMERAIRGLDTISVTGNVLRDYLTDLFPILELGTSAKMLSIVPLMAGGGLYETGAGGSAPKHVQQFVEEGHLRWDSLGEFLALAVSLEDVAIKHSNAKAKQLAVALDKATEALLNNGKSPLRKAGQLDNRGSHVYLAMYWAEELAKQTENPELAAQFGPIYDKLAANIDTIIEEINETEGKPQDIGGYYLPDEAKTAAAMRPSKTFNEILEA
- a CDS encoding nSTAND1 domain-containing NTPase, with the protein product MDTSQFFLGDWQVSPSSNSLRLGKTVSVVEPKAMDVLLLLCQQAGEVLSADTIIQQCWGTTDVGDNPIHKAITQLRKALGDKATSPIYIETIRKRGYRVIADVVFPEDDSSRAQKAQWQGGSPFLGLQAYSEKDAGVFFGRQKQIAELLGRINHQIEQGRAFTLLLGPSGSGKSSLIHAGLIPRLTDPKGVNGIRVISYATVDFADIDAERLWLDLASHLLDWDIEGEPLFFEQSAQQLAVALQTDMASVCEHCQSVLSAYAEFAKIAHPRFMLVLDRLEVLLDSPQFSAADREQLLQLAEQLACSNAVIVLSACRNDFYPKIANFPVLLKDKAKGAHFDLAPPSPYELSQMIRLPAIAAGLTWSKDNAQGVMLDELITMETASHPDALPLLQYTLQELYVQRDGNELQISVYKSLGGIEGAIGHKAEQLFKAMDADKQKNLPQILLLLITLSPDGNNLTSRTARWDELKNKPQRDFVQTMVENRLFVSHLQHDEPCFRVAHEALLRRWPRVQEWINAHQDSLAIKTSLLNQAEQWCNEKRNPAYLLADGKPLQQALALRDHSGLHLQAQELALIKASQARASNIRWLKRATMGMLMVLTIMAVFFSLQSQHAQQLAEAKRQEAESLLGFMVGEFADKLRSVGRMDLLDGISNKAMEYFATADQQENPANWWLTGSAERSFKARFQQALTLQALAEVAYSRDKLDEAATGFTEAHEQMQALLAIAPENVELVKMLGVNAFWRGQLDYNASRWQGAEAGFTDYLTYSQQLLALEPDNPEAITELSYAHNSLGSLALERLQYQKALTAFEHSLKLKKQVLTVQPDNTLLKTDIADTYSWLATASNHLGQYRAARKHAQQGQRILQKLLDAEPTNPYMLESLAFMLLREANLLIRHNELASAATKAVEAHQLFELLVAQDPDNTLWQRAKARQQMKMLRINRLLPADERVFTDNEEQALLENLLAVARDDARVTVDYADYLQLTGNWAMSDKVITRLGQQLAQQNTAQQNASRRLLHSKYYLLKAAGFAHDNEDTLQQQACVQAEKVLAPVLEYSLDLEILTAYVTAVTCAELTVDISQYLTVIEREELSLNTYPLLTRQGE
- a CDS encoding DP-EP family protein, whose translation is MSVAPAFNFTVAVNINEVPPVFTIYDDKHHVTNKPIQVTQPNTTITYQLIDNTDELVFVDPLINHDPHHDLTYNIADDGQTITFTDSDADNETICMQLQVIQSTTPAKIYTSPDPQIRNRKES